A segment of the Aureimonas sp. SA4125 genome:
CGTTCGGCACGTCCTTCAGCCAGCGGTCCCACCAGAGAATCGCCTCGCCCAGAAAATCCATCCGCGGCTTCGGCCAGGCGAAGTGCGGATACTTGTGCACCCAGGGACCGACGAGGGTTTTCGCCTTTGGGCCAAGGCCCTCGATCGCCTTGAAAGGCGTATTGCGGTAGCCATCGGCCCAGCCGGCGATGACCAGCGCCGGGACGGGAAAACCGCCAAAATCTTCGCAGATCGAGCCGTGCCGCCAGAAGTCGTCGCGACGTTGATGCTCCAGCCATTCTTCCAGCATGAAGGGCTCGCCCTCCAGACGCTCCAGCCACATCGCCTTCCAGGCATCGCCGACTATCGCGGGGTCAGGCGCGCGCGACTGGTAAGCCAGCATGTTCGACGCCCAGGAGAGATTGGCCGAGAGGTGGCAGCCGTTCTTGTAGTGGATGTCGTCGTTGTAGCGGTCGACGGTCGAGGCGAGCGAGATCACCGCCTTCAGCGCCGAATGCTTCAGGGCCGCCACCTGCAGGCAGTTGAAGCCGCCCCAGGAGATGCCCATCATGCCGACAGCGCCCGACGACCAGGGCTGGGCGACGATCCAGTCGATCACCTCCAGCGCGTCTGACAGTTCCCGCGGCGTGTACTCGCCGTCGATCACCCCCTCGGATTCACCCGACCCGCGGATATCGACGCGCACGCCGGCATAGCCGGCATCGGCGAACGAGGGATAGGTCGCCTCGTCCCGTGGGCTCGTTCCGTCGCGTTTGCGATAGGGCAGGAATTCGAGGATCGCCGGCACCGGCTCGTGCACGGCGCCGTCCGGCATCCAGAGGCGGGCGGCGAGGCGCGTGCCGTCGGCAAGCGTGATCCAGGTGTTCTCGATGACGGTATGGGACATGCGGTTCTCGGCTGTCGAGGAGACGTGGCTCTGCCCGACTTGCCGCGGCGACGCAAGGGTCGGCCGTGCCCCCGAGGAGTAAGCCCTGGCTTTTGCGCCGGTGTGCTTTTGCGCCGGTGTCTCGTCCGATCGTTCACCGCGGTATTCCGGTCCGGACGACCGCGGCGTGCTCGTCGGAAACAGGCGGGAAATTGCGATCGATCCGTGGCGAGCAGGCGAATGCGAGATCGTGTGCCGATGCAGAGCCGAGGTTTCCCAGAAATGCGTCGCATACCCTTGAAACTTCAACAAAAAATTCAGAGCTTCTTAGTTTCTAACACCCATCGTCAGAAACGGAAAAGTCCCGCACCAGTCTATGTCGCTTCAACCGGATATTAATTCGCTATGCTTGGCAATCATAATATTTTCGGATCGAAGTCGACACGTCTGATCGAGGCGCTGGGAAAGTCCCTCGCCATCATCGAGTTCGACCCGACGGGGATTATTCTGTCTGCGAACGAGAATTTCTGCGGGCTGGTGGGATACTCACCCGACGAGATCGTCGGGCGGCATCACAACATTTTCGTCGAGAAAGAATATGCCGCTTCGGCCGAATACAGGGATTTCTGGTCCGGCCTGGCGCAGGGCCGGTTTGAAAATCAGGAGTACCGCCGATACGGCAAGGGCGGTCGGCAGCTCTGGATTCAGGCCTCCTATAATCCGGTGCTGAACGCGCGCGGAAAAGTCGTGCGCGTGGTCAAGGTGGCCAGCGACACCACCGCCGCGCACCTGCGCAATGCGACCTTCGAGGCGAAGCTGGCGGCGATCGAGCGAGTCCAGGGGGTGATCGAGTTCACACCCGAGGGCATCATCGTCGACGCAAATGAGAATTTTCTCAGCCTGATGGGCTACAGCCTGGAAGAGGTCAGGGGCAAGCACCACCGCATGTTCGTGCAGGACGCCTATGCCGCTTCCCCGGAATATCGGGAGTTCTGGCGCCAGCTGAACGAAGGGGATTTTGTCGCCGCCGAGTTCGAGCGGTTCGGCAAGGGCAATAAAAGCGTCTGGATCCAGGCGTCCTACAATCCGATTGCGGACAGCGACGGCAAGGTCACGTCGGTCGTCAAGTTCGCCACCGACATTACCGATCGTGTGCGGGCCGTCGCGGAGGTGGCGGGCGGGCTTGCCGAATTGTCCCGGAACAATCTCCAGCACCGCCTGGCCCGGCCCTTCGTTCCCGCCTTCGAGCGGCTCAGGTCCGACTATAACGCGTCACTCGACGGGCTGCAGGCGACCATGTCGAGAGTGGCCGCCAGCGCCAGGACGGTGAACACCGGAACACTTCAGATTGTCCAGCACTCCGATGACGTTTCGAGCCGCATCGAACAGCAGGCTGCCAGTCTTCAGGAGACCGCCAGTGCCCTGGATGGGATCACGGCAACCGTAAAAAAGAGCGCGGAAGGCGCGTTGGAGGCGGCCATCGCCGCTTCTGGAGCCCGTTCGGGAACGCTTCTCTCGAGCAGGGTGATGAATCAGGCCGCCGTGGTCATGGGCGAGATCAATGTCAGTTCCGGCAGGATCGCGGAAGTCATCGGCATCATCGATGAAATCGCCTTTCAAACCAATCTGCTGGCATTGAACGCCGGTGTCGAAGCGGCTCGTGCCGGCGAGGCCGGCCGCGGCTTTGCGGTAGTTGCGCAGGAGGTCCGTGGTCTGGCTCAACGCTCGACCGTTGCCGCCAAGGAGATCAAGGCTTTGATCTCGTCGAGCGCCAATCAGATCAAGCGCGGTGTTGCGCTCGTGAACGAGACCGCCGCGGCCCTCGAGGGGGTTACCGGCAAAGTCGGCGAAATCGATGCGGTCCTGTCCGCCGTCGCCAAATCTGCGCAGGAACAGGCGGCAGGGTTGGGCGATGTGAACCTGGCGGTCAACCGCATGGACCACGTCACCCAGCAAAATGCCGAGATGCTCGCTGATTCAAAAGCGGCCGCTCAAAGCCTGGAGATCGCTGCGGCCGAGATGACGGCGCTGATCAGTGAGTTCAAGATCGATACCAAACCGATCGTCGAGGCACCGAGTCGTCGCCCACGGCTGGCCGTTGTCGTAAACAATCAGAATATGCAGGGAATTACGCGAAAATAACAATTTCGTTGAAAATTGCCTGGTACGATAACCACACCACGGCGCAAGATATATCTCTACATCACCCATAGTGTCAGGCGACCCGACAGTCAGATGGTAAGAAGTTCTATGCTGGACATGGATTCCGCTCAGGAAACACTGAGGATCAGACGTCTTCACGACATCGGCATTCTCGATACCGAAAACGACGACGTTTTTCGCGGATTTGCCGAACAGGCCTTGGCGTCACTCCCGGGGACCTGCATCGCCGCGGTGACTCTCATCGATACCGATCGTCAGTGGTTCAAGACGATTGTCGGCCTGGATGTGAAG
Coding sequences within it:
- a CDS encoding PAS domain-containing methyl-accepting chemotaxis protein, which produces MLGNHNIFGSKSTRLIEALGKSLAIIEFDPTGIILSANENFCGLVGYSPDEIVGRHHNIFVEKEYAASAEYRDFWSGLAQGRFENQEYRRYGKGGRQLWIQASYNPVLNARGKVVRVVKVASDTTAAHLRNATFEAKLAAIERVQGVIEFTPEGIIVDANENFLSLMGYSLEEVRGKHHRMFVQDAYAASPEYREFWRQLNEGDFVAAEFERFGKGNKSVWIQASYNPIADSDGKVTSVVKFATDITDRVRAVAEVAGGLAELSRNNLQHRLARPFVPAFERLRSDYNASLDGLQATMSRVAASARTVNTGTLQIVQHSDDVSSRIEQQAASLQETASALDGITATVKKSAEGALEAAIAASGARSGTLLSSRVMNQAAVVMGEINVSSGRIAEVIGIIDEIAFQTNLLALNAGVEAARAGEAGRGFAVVAQEVRGLAQRSTVAAKEIKALISSSANQIKRGVALVNETAAALEGVTGKVGEIDAVLSAVAKSAQEQAAGLGDVNLAVNRMDHVTQQNAEMLADSKAAAQSLEIAAAEMTALISEFKIDTKPIVEAPSRRPRLAVVVNNQNMQGITRK